CCTTTGTTTTCTTGTATGCGTCGAATGAAGCCAGCCAGCCTGATAGTTCGTCGCGGGCAACCAGTAGTCCGCGTGGTTGGTCTCCCAGTAGTTCCGCCAGGGCTTCGATCGTCGTGTCCTCGGCAACCATTTGCTCCCACAGGGGCGGTGCGGGTTTCTCCGGTGGTGGCTCTCCGTTTTTGCGACCTTTCCTTTTCCATTCGAGAAAGTCAGCTTCGTAAAGTTGTTCGTCTTGTTCGTATCGTACTAATCGCTCTTCGTATTCGCGATAAGCTATCGTTTGTCGTTTCCGCAACAATGCTACGGACAAGTCAAAAGCCGGGCTTTTTAAAGTTCCGCTTTCCCCGATGACGACTGCCCAAATAATGCACGGCTCATGCCAACAACCTTTGATACGAATACGCCGAGTATTGCCGATAGCGGAAGCCAAGACGGCCAGCAGCGGTAGAGCCAGATAGGCTGAATCACAGCCGAGAGCAGCAGCACCCTTGGAAATGAATCCTCGTAGGGGCTCGGGCAGAGTTTCTACGGGGAAGGGAACAAACTCTCCGATGGTATTCTTAGCCCGACTGTTCGAGGTCCAGGCCGGCGCGTTTTCGATAGCCTCACGGAGGAGGCTTTCCCCGTCAGCCTGCTTTAACGCGTCTCGGGTGTCATCACCCTTCGACCCATCCAGAGGCAAAGGCAGGCTTGCGACTTTGACCGATGCGGCAACCCCGGATAGCCGAGACGCGGATTCTTGGGCCTTGGCTTCGGCACAGGTAGTTCGGTCGGGAACAATTAAAACATGAACGCCCCGAAACATGCGGACGAACTTTTGCGGAAAGTTGTCTCCATTCATTCCCATTACGAAATAGCCCAAGTCGTGCAAGGCTGCAGCGTCTTTGACCCCTTCGACAACCAACCATGTTGTCCCCGGCCTGGGGACGATTGGTTCTCTGTCGTCACCATGCGGTAGGAAAACGCCGGAAGGTTTGCCATGCGCAAGCTTTCCCTTCAGTTCCTTCGACCCTGGTTTCGCCAATGGCCAAACCGTGAAGGTGGAGCATTGCCGGCCGTCTGGAGCATAAACCGGAAAGGAAACAGCTTTCCTCGTGCTCTGTCCCTCAGCTCCATAAACAGCCAGGGATTGGCGCGGGCAACTCTTCACTGTTGCCATGCGACCAATCCAATCTTGTTCGACTGGGTCCCTATTTCCGTTAGCTGGGGAAATCCCCAGATACTCTGCGACCAAGTGGAGCGCCTCGGGAAAGTCGACGCCGCGAAAGTGCATTACGGCCGCCAACCCATCCCCGTTGCCCTTATTGAAACACTGATTGCAAAGCACAGCGCCGGCATTGAGGTCGATCAGACGAAAACGGTCCTTTCCTCCGCATAGCGGACAGCCATGTTGCTTGCCGTCCAAGTGCGTTGATGGGATGCTGGCTACCTGAGAAAGTATCGCCGGCCATTGTTCTCGTGCGGCCTGTTTGACCGTTTGTGCATCGATCCGTCCGCTACCGTGCATCGCTGCCCCCTTTCTGTTGCTGGGCTTCAATCCATCGCTGTAGTTCGGTCATCGAGTAGCGGACCAAACGGCCCATCTTCAGGTGCGGTAGGGCCGGCTCATCTTCGAAAGTCATCGCCCATAATTTGCGTTGACTGACAGACAGCAACTTGGCGGCCTCTCGGGGGCTGATTAGGAGCGGGACAGAGGCCTTTTGGTTGGACATAGCTTTCTCTCAACTTCTGAAGGTTTCACCGCGACTTGCGGCGCTATACCTGTTGTGAGAATGTCACCTGAGCGGACATAGGTGACAGTTGGGAGATGGCAAGAAAACGCCACTTTTCGCCTGTGATTGCAAAGAAAAGAATCTTCTCAGTTGTCACCACTTTGAATAGGTGACAGGTGACACCTAACCAAGGCGGTCGTCTTCACCTTCAAGATCGGCCGGCGTGCGAGCGGAGTTGAAGTCTTTCGGGCTAAATTCGAGGTTAAACAACTTCATGGAAGCAGTTAATTTCTCGGGTTGATTGCACTGAAGTTTATACCGATCGTGACCGTCGAAGTACTTGCGGAAGAACTTGTAGGCAGCAGTCCTTGACACACCTGCTAGTTTTCCTAACTTACGACAGCCAACCGGCTCGAAAGTTGAAATGCCTCCATTCTCGTATCCGTGGTAATTCGTTAACGCCGCGATTAAACGTAATTCCGCATCTGAATACTGACGTACACCGCTCTTGGGCTGCTTAGCTTTTCCCGAGGTACGGCTAGTGGTCGCGGAGCTTTCCGTTGTACTCGTCAAACTAGTGCTAACGCTAAGACTATTTTCAAGTTGGCTATTGGATTTTATGCAATCAATTAACCAACGTTGGAATTGCTCAGGTGTCATCTCTTGTTCTCGTGGCTGAAACGCATGTGGGTATTCGCTACGAATTTGTGGATAACGCCTACAGAGTATCGCTGCCCAGCTGTCAGAAAGATCCTGAGTCGTCAAGCGTTTTGCCGGCGACTTCGAGCGAGAGAAGCGGAGCATATATCGCATATGCCGCTTGTCTGGGTCTGGAAGCTGTTCGGGAGCGAGTGACCTTCGATATTCAGAAATCGCGTGATGCAAGGGATCGCCTCGGTGAATCCGACCAGGCTCCTCCGATTCGTCACCGTATTCGTCCAGTATTCTAAAGAGTGCTAATGCGGCATCATCCTCGCCGGAGTCCGTCTGGAAGGTATCTGACATTGAGTTGCCTTTCACTTACCGGGCCGGCCACGATCGGACGGAGGGAAAGGCAACAACGCTCCAGTCCGATCGAAGCCGCTTGGCAGGCTGGTTTGCAACCCAGCGAGCCTTCCCGAAGACTATCTGCGATCGTCGGAAAAAATGAGCGAGCTTCGGAAAAAAGTGTAAGTCGCTCTAGTGATCACTACTGAGCATAACCAACTTCGCCAGGAAGTCATGCGGCCCGCCTTAAAGATATTTTTTCCGTGACTGCTTCAAAAAAATACGTAGCCGTGGGAAAGGTGTCGAGTGTGCGCACCACCCCCTCCCAAAAAGCGAAACCTTCAAGGTCGCGCGCAGATGGTATGATCAGGGCCGCTACGGATTTCGCGTTTCCTGCGGATGCGAGAATGCTATCCAACCCAAGGCGGATTGTGGCGTTCAGCAAGCGATATTTTTTGCAACCATTACTGAGAAGCGGATTGGTGTCACGTGTGGATTGGCCATCCATCAACCTCTTCCCGATCACGAAAAATATCCACTGCGCGAATAGCGAATTGGCCTTCGCATCGCATCCCTGGACCTCGCTGAAGATCGCGTTTTGAGCAAGGCACCTTTCCAGTTGGTTCTACCATTAGTAGAGAAAACCTTGCAAGTCGCATTGTCTGCAGTTGAGAATTGTTTCGGAGAGTGACGGGTGATATCCACGACAGACTGCCGCAATGTTTGCTGCGGTTGACGATGATGAAGTTGGGGCCACAGATTTACTTGCTGCCCAACACAACCTCTCCACCGATCTCAACGAAAACCAGTTCTCCCAACGCCGAATACTCAATGTGATAAGGCTGCTCGACTTCGAGACCAAAAGAGTTCTGCGCCTTCACAGTTCCCGAATAGGCGATACCCCCATTTTCCAGAAACCATGAATTGGGAAGCCAGTCCACCTTTACAGTGCTAGGGTGCTCGAAAAAACGCTTGAGGTCGCCCGAGCGACGAACCATAGTGTCGACCTCCAACTTGTTTTTGGCCTTTTTCTCTTCACGTTCCGCTTGCCACTGCTCGAAACGCTCTTGCTTGAGTTTCGACCGTTCATCGATCAGCGCCTGAATGGATTCATTATTGAACGAAACTTTCCCATCTAATGCCTCTTCGGCCCAATAAATGGTCGCTTCAGAATCTCGGCCTCGCTCGAATTCTACGGGTAAGACGCGCTCAATGATCCGTTTCCTCTTTGCCCGATCGAAAGTCAGTGAATAGGCAAGTTTGTACTTCTCGACTGCCTGGAGGGTATCACCGGCCTCGTACAACGCTTCAGCTTCTGCATAGCTGTCTTCAGCTAACTTTGCCGCCTCATTCCATAGGCCACTAAAAATCCAGCCGGCACCACCACAGAAAATGAGGCATGCGATTCCAGCAAATGCCATGCACCC
This genomic window from Bremerella sp. JC817 contains:
- a CDS encoding DUF3987 domain-containing protein, yielding MHGSGRIDAQTVKQAAREQWPAILSQVASIPSTHLDGKQHGCPLCGGKDRFRLIDLNAGAVLCNQCFNKGNGDGLAAVMHFRGVDFPEALHLVAEYLGISPANGNRDPVEQDWIGRMATVKSCPRQSLAVYGAEGQSTRKAVSFPVYAPDGRQCSTFTVWPLAKPGSKELKGKLAHGKPSGVFLPHGDDREPIVPRPGTTWLVVEGVKDAAALHDLGYFVMGMNGDNFPQKFVRMFRGVHVLIVPDRTTCAEAKAQESASRLSGVAASVKVASLPLPLDGSKGDDTRDALKQADGESLLREAIENAPAWTSNSRAKNTIGEFVPFPVETLPEPLRGFISKGAAALGCDSAYLALPLLAVLASAIGNTRRIRIKGCWHEPCIIWAVVIGESGTLKSPAFDLSVALLRKRQTIAYREYEERLVRYEQDEQLYEADFLEWKRKGRKNGEPPPEKPAPPLWEQMVAEDTTIEALAELLGDQPRGLLVARDELSGWLASFDAYKKTKGADVSHWLSMHRGGELLVNRKGGRKRIRIASASVSVCGGIQPTRLASLLGTEHFENGLAARLLLAKPPRKPKRWTDDDLTPCDREPIERLIDQLLSLSMSEDEYGEQQPINIPLTSEAEQRWISFYNAHNEEQNDLSGELAAAWSKLEGYAARLALLCELVSNPGSEVVGVDNLNVGISLARWFADEAARIYGDLGGSGDSEAAREKRALDRVSDWISKQGGEVTARDVQRNLSQYSTAREAEAVLDRLASTGLGKWEVRETGGRPATVFCLADMTDTDTTPEYPPEIDLASSVSTESTVSSTEQEVRSS
- a CDS encoding helix-turn-helix domain-containing protein, which produces MSNQKASVPLLISPREAAKLLSVSQRKLWAMTFEDEPALPHLKMGRLVRYSMTELQRWIEAQQQKGGSDAR